From one Paractinoplanes brasiliensis genomic stretch:
- a CDS encoding alpha-mannosidase, whose protein sequence is MHDSARTIEARVERFTREHLRPALYRRRAPLDVSAWDVPGEPVPFAEAVRQQFTPVKPGVAWGRPWGTTWLHVTGEVPDGWGGPDVVREIVVDLGFSAAHPGFQAEGLVFRPDGEIVKGIEPLNDAVAVTGPVELFIEAASNPDVSHGRPTPMGDRATAGHEPLYTLRGIDLVERDLTVHHLLHDIRTLSGLMRELDPALPRRASILRALESMCDAVDPDDVAGTAAEGRASLAGVLASPACPSAHRVVAVGHAHIDSAWLWPVRETIRKCARTFANVLALMEEHPDFVFACSSAQQYSWMKEHYPALFERIRARVAEGRFVPVGGMWVESDTNMPGGEALVRQFVHGKGFFAREFGVEPDEVWLPDSFGYTAALPQIARAAGSHSFLTQKISWSETNRMPHHTFWWEGIDGSRVFTHFPPVDTYNSDLSGADLARAQRQYAENGLSDVSLVPFGFGDGGGGPTRDMLEAAARTRDLEGSPRVSLGTPRSFFDAALAGHPAPATWSGELYLELHRGTYTTQARTKQGNRRSEHLLREAELWWATAAWRGLGSYPYEELDAVWRTVLLQQFHDILPGSSIAWVHQEAERNYALAGVALTTLIDQAQKLLAGPGSSGVVFNAAPVPAAGVPPLGAAVAAAPGWVSPADGSVLDNGLVRVVLDDAGLLVSFVFEGRELVPEGEAGALLQVFRDIPNRWDAWDIDAHYQRHVTELRSADAVTAEADAIVVRRSYRDSTFVQTFRLAEGATRLDVETRADWHETQKLLKLSFPLAVHADRATSEIQFGHVHRPTHANTSWDSARFETVAHRWVHVGEPGFGAVVANDSTYGHDVTRRWTAGGATFTQVRQSLLRAPRYPDPHADQGVHVLRSAVGPAPTVLEALASGYQINLPTRTVPGGAPVQPLLTVASPAVIVEAVKLAEDRSGDLVVRLYEARGARTTTRVAVSEPYGRAWTTDLLERPPTGPPVQASSWSAGEPIEITFRPFEIVTLRVSR, encoded by the coding sequence ATGCACGACTCCGCACGCACGATCGAGGCCCGCGTCGAGCGCTTCACCCGGGAACACCTGCGTCCCGCGCTGTATCGACGACGGGCGCCTCTCGACGTGTCCGCGTGGGACGTGCCGGGCGAGCCGGTGCCGTTCGCCGAGGCGGTGCGGCAGCAGTTCACGCCGGTCAAACCCGGGGTCGCGTGGGGCCGGCCGTGGGGCACGACGTGGTTGCACGTCACCGGCGAGGTTCCCGACGGGTGGGGCGGTCCTGACGTCGTCCGGGAAATCGTGGTTGATCTGGGGTTTTCGGCGGCGCATCCCGGGTTCCAGGCCGAAGGGCTCGTGTTCCGGCCCGACGGTGAGATCGTGAAGGGGATCGAGCCGCTGAACGACGCTGTCGCCGTCACGGGGCCGGTCGAGCTGTTCATCGAGGCCGCGTCCAACCCGGACGTGTCGCACGGGCGGCCCACGCCGATGGGCGACCGGGCGACCGCGGGGCACGAGCCGCTCTACACTCTGCGCGGCATCGACCTGGTCGAGCGTGACCTCACCGTCCATCACCTGCTGCACGACATCCGGACCCTGAGCGGGCTGATGCGCGAGCTCGATCCGGCGCTGCCCCGGCGTGCTTCGATCCTGCGCGCCCTGGAAAGCATGTGCGACGCCGTCGACCCCGACGACGTGGCGGGGACGGCAGCCGAGGGGCGAGCCTCGCTGGCCGGTGTGCTCGCCTCGCCGGCCTGCCCGAGCGCTCACCGGGTGGTCGCGGTCGGGCACGCGCACATCGACTCCGCCTGGCTCTGGCCCGTGCGCGAGACGATCCGCAAGTGCGCCCGTACGTTCGCCAACGTGCTCGCCCTGATGGAGGAGCACCCGGATTTCGTGTTCGCGTGCTCCAGCGCCCAGCAGTACTCGTGGATGAAGGAGCACTACCCGGCGCTGTTCGAACGCATTCGCGCGCGGGTCGCCGAGGGCCGGTTCGTTCCCGTCGGCGGCATGTGGGTCGAGTCCGACACCAACATGCCCGGCGGCGAGGCCCTGGTCCGGCAGTTCGTGCACGGCAAGGGCTTCTTCGCGCGCGAGTTCGGGGTCGAGCCCGACGAGGTGTGGCTGCCCGACTCGTTCGGCTACACCGCCGCGCTGCCGCAGATCGCCAGGGCCGCCGGCAGCCACTCGTTCCTCACCCAGAAGATCTCGTGGAGCGAGACCAACCGGATGCCGCACCACACGTTCTGGTGGGAGGGCATCGACGGCAGCCGGGTGTTCACGCACTTCCCGCCGGTCGACACCTACAACTCCGACCTGTCCGGAGCGGACCTGGCCCGCGCCCAGCGGCAGTACGCCGAGAACGGGCTGAGCGACGTCTCGCTGGTGCCGTTCGGGTTCGGCGACGGCGGCGGGGGACCGACCCGCGACATGCTCGAGGCGGCCGCCCGCACCCGCGACCTGGAAGGTTCACCGCGTGTCTCGCTGGGCACGCCGCGCTCGTTCTTCGACGCCGCGCTGGCCGGGCACCCCGCGCCGGCGACGTGGTCGGGCGAGCTCTATCTGGAGCTGCACCGGGGCACGTACACCACCCAGGCGCGCACCAAACAGGGCAACCGGCGCAGCGAGCACCTGTTGCGGGAGGCCGAGCTGTGGTGGGCCACGGCGGCGTGGCGAGGGCTCGGCTCCTATCCGTACGAGGAACTGGACGCGGTCTGGCGCACGGTGCTGCTGCAGCAGTTCCACGACATCCTGCCCGGCTCGTCGATCGCCTGGGTGCACCAGGAAGCCGAACGGAACTACGCGCTGGCCGGGGTGGCGCTGACCACGCTGATCGACCAGGCGCAGAAACTGCTCGCCGGCCCCGGTTCGTCCGGCGTGGTGTTCAACGCCGCCCCGGTCCCCGCCGCCGGGGTGCCGCCTCTCGGCGCGGCCGTCGCGGCTGCGCCAGGCTGGGTGTCCCCTGCGGATGGAAGTGTGCTCGACAACGGGCTGGTGCGGGTGGTCCTCGACGACGCCGGGTTGCTCGTGTCGTTCGTCTTCGAGGGCCGCGAGCTCGTCCCCGAAGGGGAAGCGGGCGCGCTGCTGCAGGTGTTCCGCGACATCCCCAACCGGTGGGACGCGTGGGACATCGACGCCCACTACCAGCGGCACGTCACCGAACTGCGCTCGGCCGACGCGGTGACCGCCGAGGCCGACGCGATCGTGGTCCGCCGCTCCTACCGCGACTCGACGTTCGTGCAGACGTTCCGCCTGGCCGAGGGCGCGACCCGGCTCGACGTCGAGACCCGTGCCGACTGGCACGAGACGCAGAAACTGCTCAAACTGTCGTTCCCCCTCGCCGTGCACGCCGACAGGGCCACCTCGGAGATTCAGTTCGGGCACGTGCACCGGCCCACCCACGCCAACACGTCGTGGGACAGCGCCCGCTTCGAGACCGTGGCCCACCGCTGGGTGCACGTGGGCGAGCCCGGATTCGGCGCGGTGGTGGCGAACGACTCGACGTACGGGCACGACGTCACCCGCCGCTGGACGGCGGGCGGCGCCACGTTCACCCAGGTGCGGCAGTCGTTGCTGCGGGCCCCGCGCTACCCCGACCCCCACGCCGACCAGGGCGTTCACGTGCTGCGGTCGGCCGTGGGCCCGGCGCCCACCGTGCTCGAGGCGCTGGCGAGCGGCTATCAGATCAACCTGCCCACCCGTACGGTCCCCGGCGGCGCCCCGGTCCAGCCGCTGCTCACGGTCGCCTCGCCGGCGGTGATCGTCGAGGCGGTCAAACTCGCCGAGGACAGGTCGGGCGACCTGGTCGTTCGGCTGTACGAGGCCCGTGGCGCCCGCACGACCACCCGCGTCGCGGTGTCCGAGCCGTACGGCCGGGCCTGGACGACCGACCTGCTCGAACGGCCGCCGACGGGCCCGCCGGTCCAGGCCTCCAGCTGGTCGGCGGGCGAGCCGATCGAGATCACGTTCCGCCCGTTCGAGATCGTGACCCTCCGCGTTTCCCGCTGA
- a CDS encoding DUF1304 family protein — protein sequence MGLIADLTSVKVFFLICVAVAGLYGAATVNKRILYIQVAPAALALIFVALAR from the coding sequence CTGGGGCTGATCGCCGACCTCACCTCGGTCAAAGTCTTCTTCCTGATCTGCGTGGCAGTCGCCGGCCTGTACGGCGCAGCCACAGTCAACAAGCGCATCCTGTACATCCAGGTCGCGCCGGCCGCCCTCGCCCTGATCTTCGTGGCCCTCGCCCGCTGA
- a CDS encoding sensor histidine kinase, which produces MTLRSPRWTATLICAAVVLVGYFTPELADRLAGSWQRILRTVCAPSRGGGSTNFVCTHLFYPADTYWIFKGFVLAVALGLALLAMNWTVQPIRDLAAQIRALGPQNFAFRVRTSQRRGEMADLAAAVNDMIARVAVGYESQRRFAADAAHELRTPLAVQRTLIEVSLARNPSPERLRVVAEQLLETNERNVRLIEALLVLSESDRGVASRSLLRLDEIVADVVADHAGAAADAKVTVGTTLAPRTVIGERVLLERLVSNLVQNAVKYNRPGGTVAVTVGDQPALTVENTGDDVPPDEVAGLFEPFRRLHGARIDHSGGAGLGLTIARSIVRAHDGSITARPLGHDGLRVEVTLPSSNTP; this is translated from the coding sequence GTGACGCTGCGCTCGCCGCGCTGGACGGCCACGCTGATCTGCGCGGCCGTCGTGCTCGTGGGCTACTTCACCCCCGAGCTGGCCGACCGGCTGGCCGGCAGCTGGCAGCGCATCCTGCGTACGGTCTGCGCCCCCTCCCGCGGCGGCGGCTCGACCAACTTCGTCTGCACGCACCTGTTCTACCCGGCCGACACGTACTGGATCTTCAAGGGCTTCGTGCTGGCCGTCGCGCTGGGCCTGGCGCTGCTGGCGATGAACTGGACGGTCCAGCCGATCCGTGACCTGGCCGCCCAGATCCGCGCCCTGGGGCCGCAGAACTTCGCTTTCCGCGTACGCACCTCCCAGCGCCGCGGCGAGATGGCGGACCTCGCCGCCGCGGTCAACGACATGATCGCTCGCGTGGCCGTCGGCTACGAGTCACAGCGCCGTTTCGCCGCCGACGCCGCGCACGAGTTGCGCACCCCGCTGGCGGTGCAGCGCACGCTGATCGAGGTCTCGCTGGCCCGCAACCCCAGCCCCGAGCGGCTGCGGGTGGTCGCCGAGCAGCTCCTGGAAACCAACGAGCGCAACGTACGCCTCATCGAGGCCCTGCTCGTGCTCAGCGAGAGCGACCGCGGTGTGGCCTCCCGCAGCCTGCTGCGCCTCGACGAGATCGTGGCCGACGTGGTGGCCGACCACGCGGGCGCGGCGGCCGACGCCAAGGTCACCGTCGGCACGACCCTGGCCCCCCGCACCGTGATCGGCGAACGGGTGCTGCTGGAACGCCTGGTCAGCAACCTGGTGCAGAACGCCGTCAAGTACAACCGCCCCGGCGGCACGGTGGCGGTGACCGTGGGCGACCAGCCCGCCCTGACCGTCGAGAACACCGGTGACGACGTCCCACCCGACGAGGTGGCGGGCCTGTTCGAGCCGTTCCGCCGCCTGCACGGCGCACGGATCGACCACTCCGGCGGCGCGGGCCTGGGCCTGACGATCGCCCGCTCGATCGTCCGCGCACACGACGGCTCGATCACCGCCCGCCCCCTCGGCCACGACGGCCTGCGGGTCGAGGTCACCCTGCCCTCGTCGAACACCCCTTGA
- a CDS encoding response regulator transcription factor → MRVLIADDERILADTVADGLRDFAMAVDVVYDGEAARERVTVNRYDVAVLDRDMPGATGDEVCREMIAAGLDTRVLLLTAAAGIRDRVEGLGLGADDYLTKPFAFAELVARVQALGRRANAVQGPVLERDGIVLDIPRHTAARDGLPLRLSPKEFAVLRVLLRADGAVVSSEELLEQAWDEHTDPFTHTVRVTVMTLRKKLGDPPVIHTVPRVGYRLGR, encoded by the coding sequence GTGCGTGTGCTGATCGCCGACGACGAGAGGATCCTGGCCGACACCGTCGCCGACGGGCTCCGGGACTTCGCCATGGCCGTCGACGTGGTCTACGACGGCGAGGCCGCACGCGAACGAGTCACCGTCAACCGGTACGACGTGGCCGTGCTCGACCGCGACATGCCGGGCGCGACCGGCGACGAGGTGTGCCGCGAGATGATCGCGGCCGGTCTCGACACCCGCGTGCTGCTGCTGACCGCGGCGGCGGGCATCCGCGACCGGGTGGAGGGTCTGGGGCTGGGCGCCGACGACTACCTGACCAAGCCGTTCGCCTTCGCCGAGCTGGTCGCCCGGGTGCAGGCGCTGGGCCGCCGGGCCAACGCCGTGCAGGGACCGGTGCTCGAACGCGACGGCATCGTGCTCGACATCCCCCGCCACACCGCCGCCCGCGACGGGCTGCCGCTGCGGTTGTCACCCAAGGAATTCGCCGTGCTGCGGGTGCTGCTGCGCGCCGACGGGGCCGTGGTCAGTTCCGAGGAGCTGCTCGAACAGGCCTGGGACGAGCACACCGACCCCTTCACCCACACCGTACGGGTCACCGTGATGACGTTGCGCAAAAAGCTCGGCGACCCGCCGGTCATCCACACCGTGCCCCGCGTCGGCTATCGGCTCGGCCGGTGA
- a CDS encoding RNA polymerase sigma-70 factor — MSDANTETFVAHRNLLFTVAYEMLGSAADAEDVLQETWLQWTKINLGDVRDPRAFLVRITTRQSLNRLRTVKRRREAYVGSWLPEPLLTTPDVAEDVELAESVSMALMLVLETLSPTERAVFVLREAFDLGYDEIAVAVEKTPAAVRQIAHRARKHVDARRPREAVTAAETRAALDSFRQALETGDLQGLLDVLAPDVVLLADGGGLKQAVPRPIVTAGKVARLMRAGYGREGHRLSVGAATVNGSPALVISLDGELDGVLAAHVREGRITALYYVRNPHKLSRLGSATPLTR; from the coding sequence ACCTTCGTCGCGCATCGGAATCTGCTGTTCACCGTCGCGTACGAGATGCTCGGCTCGGCCGCCGACGCCGAGGACGTGCTGCAGGAGACGTGGCTGCAGTGGACCAAGATCAACCTCGGGGACGTACGGGATCCCCGGGCGTTCCTGGTGCGCATCACAACCCGGCAGTCGCTGAACCGCTTGCGCACGGTGAAGCGCCGGCGGGAGGCGTACGTGGGATCGTGGCTGCCCGAACCGCTGCTGACCACGCCCGACGTGGCCGAGGACGTGGAACTCGCCGAGAGCGTGTCGATGGCGCTCATGCTGGTGCTGGAGACGCTGTCGCCGACCGAGCGGGCGGTGTTCGTGCTGCGTGAGGCGTTCGACCTGGGCTACGACGAGATCGCCGTCGCCGTGGAGAAGACCCCGGCCGCCGTACGCCAGATCGCCCATCGCGCCCGCAAGCACGTGGACGCCCGCCGCCCGCGCGAGGCCGTCACCGCCGCCGAGACCCGCGCCGCCCTCGACTCGTTCCGTCAGGCCCTCGAAACCGGTGACCTGCAGGGCCTGCTCGACGTGCTGGCCCCCGACGTCGTCCTGCTCGCCGACGGCGGCGGTCTCAAACAGGCCGTGCCCCGCCCGATCGTCACCGCCGGCAAGGTGGCCCGGCTCATGCGCGCCGGCTACGGCAGGGAAGGGCACCGCCTGTCGGTGGGCGCCGCCACCGTCAACGGCAGCCCGGCCCTGGTCATCAGCCTCGACGGCGAGCTCGACGGGGTGCTGGCCGCGCACGTGCGGGAGGGCCGGATCACGGCCCTCTACTACGTGCGCAACCCGCACAAACTGTCCCGGCTGGGCAGCGCGACGCCGTTGACCCGCTGA